The following proteins are co-located in the Spirosoma montaniterrae genome:
- a CDS encoding efflux RND transporter permease subunit has protein sequence MFTKFIRRPVFAIVISIMIVFVGTLAIKQLPISQFPDIAPTTVNIFIAYPGASADVLVKSTLITLEQAINGVQDMRYIATDATSAGEATLRIIFEPGTDPNDAVIRVKTRVDQVMPLLPELVQREGVIITPIQPSMLMYVNLYSKDKSIDEKFLFNYATVKMIPEIQRTRGVARAQILGSRRYAMRVWLNPERMRAYNISVEEVMKAIGEQSIIGRPGRIGQSSGIAAQSLEYVLTYKGRYNKPEEYEGIIIRANSEGESIHLKDIARVELGSEFFDIYSNLDGKASAAIVLKQNYGSNASDVIAEVKAKLEVMKASFPPGVDYKISYDVSQFLDASIEQVIDTLRDAFILVALVVFIFLGDWRSTLIPILAVPVSLIGAFFVIQFFGLSINLVTLFALVLAIGIVVDDAIVVVEAVHAKMEEEPHLSPFNAVRKVLGEISGAIIAITAVMVSVFLPISFMSGPVGTFYRQFSITMASSIVISALIALTLTPVLCAMLLKNNHGTGRKKNLLTRLLDRFNRGFDTLTGRYVSLLKIIVNRRVLTFGILLAFGLGIVYENTVLPAGFIPNEDQGTIYAIIQTPPGSTLEKTNEVSQRLQKICEEIEGVETVSSLAGYEIMTEGRGSNAGTCLINLKNWSDRKHTVKEIMEELEEKSKSLGAVVEFFEPPAIPGFGTSGGFSMRLLDKTTDTDYREFDKINKQFMDNLGKRKELTGLFTFFAANYPQYELEIDNKLAMQKGVSIGKAMDNLNIMIGSTYEQGFIKFNQFFKVYVQSDPSFRRLPSDILKLFVKNDEGEMVPYSAFMTLKKGQGPNEITRFNLYNSAAIQGLPAKGYTTADAIQAIREVASQTLPRGYDIAFEGLSYDESIRGNEALYVFLIVLAFVYFVLAAQYESFIIPLAVVFSLPVGVFGSFLVLKLMGLENNIYAQIGLIMLIGLLGKNAVLIVEFAVQKRQQGETILNAAIEGARVRFRPILMTSFAFVAGLIPLLIATGAGAIGNRTIGASALGGMLFGTVFGVIIIPGLYYIFGSLADGRKMIKDEDDESLSDNLVHQLDAFPIPEESTNHAEKTHI, from the coding sequence ATGTTCACCAAATTCATACGCAGACCAGTATTCGCTATTGTGATTTCAATCATGATAGTTTTCGTAGGTACTCTGGCTATCAAGCAGTTGCCCATTTCTCAGTTTCCCGATATTGCTCCTACCACTGTCAATATATTTATTGCGTATCCTGGAGCGAGTGCCGATGTATTGGTTAAATCCACGCTGATTACGCTGGAGCAGGCCATCAACGGCGTTCAGGACATGCGCTACATCGCTACCGATGCCACCAGCGCAGGTGAGGCTACCCTTCGCATTATTTTTGAGCCTGGTACCGACCCGAACGATGCCGTTATCCGGGTGAAAACAAGGGTCGATCAGGTGATGCCGCTTTTGCCCGAACTGGTGCAGCGTGAAGGCGTTATCATCACGCCAATCCAGCCCAGTATGTTGATGTACGTCAACCTCTATTCTAAAGATAAGAGTATCGACGAAAAATTCCTGTTCAACTACGCTACCGTCAAAATGATCCCTGAAATACAGCGGACGAGAGGGGTAGCGAGGGCACAGATACTGGGAAGCCGACGCTATGCGATGCGCGTTTGGCTAAATCCCGAACGGATGCGGGCCTACAACATCTCCGTTGAGGAGGTCATGAAGGCTATTGGCGAACAAAGCATTATTGGTCGACCGGGCCGGATCGGTCAAAGCTCTGGTATTGCTGCCCAGTCGCTGGAATATGTACTTACCTACAAAGGAAGGTATAACAAGCCGGAAGAGTATGAGGGCATTATAATTCGGGCCAATTCGGAGGGGGAAAGCATACACCTGAAAGATATAGCCAGGGTTGAACTGGGCAGTGAGTTTTTTGATATCTATTCCAATTTAGATGGCAAAGCTTCGGCGGCTATCGTGCTGAAACAGAATTATGGCAGCAACGCGAGTGATGTCATAGCCGAGGTGAAAGCGAAGCTGGAAGTGATGAAAGCCTCTTTCCCGCCGGGCGTAGATTACAAAATAAGCTATGATGTTTCTCAGTTCCTCGATGCGTCCATCGAGCAGGTCATCGACACGCTGCGCGATGCGTTTATCCTGGTCGCTTTAGTTGTTTTTATCTTTCTGGGCGATTGGCGTTCTACACTGATACCAATTCTGGCGGTTCCGGTATCGTTGATTGGAGCGTTTTTTGTCATTCAGTTTTTTGGTCTTTCCATCAATTTAGTGACGCTGTTTGCCTTAGTGCTGGCTATCGGTATTGTGGTCGATGATGCGATAGTGGTGGTAGAGGCCGTACACGCCAAGATGGAGGAAGAGCCGCACCTGTCTCCGTTTAACGCGGTCAGAAAAGTGCTGGGCGAAATCAGCGGAGCCATTATCGCCATCACTGCCGTTATGGTGTCGGTGTTCCTGCCTATTTCATTTATGTCGGGGCCGGTCGGTACGTTCTACCGCCAATTCTCCATCACGATGGCCAGTTCCATTGTAATCTCGGCCCTCATCGCGCTAACACTCACGCCCGTGTTGTGCGCCATGTTGCTGAAAAACAATCATGGAACTGGCCGGAAGAAAAACCTGCTGACCCGCCTGCTCGACCGGTTCAACCGGGGGTTTGATACCCTGACAGGACGTTATGTGAGTCTGCTGAAAATAATTGTCAACCGCCGAGTTCTTACGTTTGGTATCCTGCTCGCGTTCGGGTTGGGAATCGTCTATGAGAATACTGTTCTGCCCGCCGGGTTTATCCCGAACGAAGATCAGGGTACGATTTACGCCATTATCCAGACGCCACCGGGGTCAACCCTGGAAAAAACCAATGAAGTGTCGCAGCGGCTCCAGAAAATCTGTGAGGAAATCGAGGGAGTAGAAACGGTGTCTTCGCTGGCTGGTTACGAGATTATGACCGAAGGACGTGGTTCTAACGCCGGTACGTGTCTGATCAACCTGAAAAACTGGTCGGATCGCAAGCATACCGTCAAGGAAATCATGGAAGAACTGGAGGAGAAATCGAAGAGCCTTGGGGCCGTTGTTGAATTCTTTGAACCACCAGCCATTCCCGGATTTGGTACGTCGGGCGGTTTTTCGATGCGTTTATTAGACAAAACCACCGATACGGACTATCGTGAATTCGACAAAATCAACAAGCAATTCATGGATAATCTGGGCAAGCGGAAAGAACTAACGGGCCTGTTTACCTTTTTTGCCGCCAATTACCCGCAATACGAACTTGAAATCGATAATAAGCTGGCAATGCAAAAAGGCGTGTCTATCGGCAAAGCGATGGACAACCTCAACATTATGATTGGCAGCACCTACGAACAGGGATTTATTAAGTTCAACCAGTTTTTCAAAGTCTACGTGCAGTCTGATCCGAGCTTCAGAAGGTTGCCCTCCGATATTCTGAAGCTGTTTGTTAAAAACGACGAAGGCGAAATGGTGCCCTACTCAGCCTTCATGACGCTGAAAAAAGGGCAGGGGCCGAATGAAATCACCCGGTTCAATTTGTACAACTCAGCAGCCATACAGGGGCTTCCGGCGAAGGGCTATACCACCGCCGATGCCATACAGGCCATTCGGGAAGTAGCCAGTCAGACATTGCCAAGGGGCTACGACATTGCTTTTGAAGGGCTATCCTACGACGAGTCGATTCGGGGGAACGAGGCTCTTTATGTATTCCTGATTGTATTGGCTTTCGTTTATTTTGTTTTAGCTGCCCAGTACGAAAGTTTTATCATTCCATTGGCAGTAGTGTTTTCATTGCCGGTTGGCGTATTTGGTTCGTTTCTGGTACTCAAGCTGATGGGGCTGGAAAACAACATCTATGCTCAGATTGGCCTTATCATGCTGATCGGTCTGCTGGGTAAAAACGCCGTATTGATCGTTGAGTTTGCCGTTCAGAAGCGGCAGCAGGGCGAAACTATTCTAAACGCGGCCATTGAAGGGGCAAGGGTCCGTTTCCGCCCAATTCTGATGACCTCCTTCGCCTTTGTAGCGGGGTTGATTCCGCTGCTCATTGCAACCGGCGCGGGAGCAATTGGCAACCGTACCATTGGCGCATCGGCCCTGGGGGGCATGCTGTTCGGAACCGTTTTCGGGGTTATCATCATCCCTGGCCTGTACTACATATTTGGCAGTCTGGCCGATGGCCGGAAAATGATTAAAGACGAAGATGACGAGTCGCTGAGCGACAATCTGGTTCATCAATTAGATGCTTTTCCCATACCTGAAGAAAGTACCAATCATGCTGAAAAGACGCATATATAA
- a CDS encoding TolC family protein produces MLKRRIYNCLAVGSLAVAIMACKTPALTTRTENRAVPVQYGNSTDSTNSAQLKWQTFFTDANLVALIDTALRNNQELNITAQEIQIAQNEIRTRTGEYLPFVGLRGGAGIEKIGRYTLLGATEAGAEIRPGKEIPEPLPNFSGGAFATWEVDIWHRLRNAKKAAVNRYLASVEGRNFTATNLIAEIATSYYELLALDNQLDIVRQNIEIQTNALKIVRLQKEATRVTELAVRRFEAQVLNTQNIQYGIQQRIVETENHINFLAGRYPQPVARNSAAFNTLLPATIHTGIPAQLLANRPDIRQAEQELAAAKLDVQVARARFYPSLGISAGLGYQAFNPAYLLKTPQSLLFSLAGDVAGPLINRNAIIATYYSANARQIQAVYNYERTILNAYVEVANQLARIGNLEKSYDTKSKEVEALTQSITISNTLFNSARADYMEVLLTQREAVQSRFELVDTRMQQMNAVVTIYRALGGGWK; encoded by the coding sequence ATGCTGAAAAGACGCATATATAACTGCCTGGCAGTGGGTTCGCTGGCGGTAGCAATAATGGCCTGCAAAACTCCCGCTTTGACTACCCGGACAGAGAACCGCGCTGTTCCGGTACAGTATGGCAATTCGACCGACTCAACCAATTCGGCTCAGCTAAAGTGGCAGACGTTTTTCACCGATGCCAACTTGGTAGCCCTGATCGACACGGCCCTTCGTAACAATCAGGAACTGAACATTACAGCGCAGGAAATTCAGATTGCCCAGAACGAGATTCGAACCCGAACCGGCGAATACCTGCCCTTTGTAGGGCTGCGGGGCGGGGCGGGTATCGAGAAGATAGGCCGTTATACGCTGCTTGGTGCCACCGAAGCGGGTGCCGAAATCCGGCCCGGCAAAGAAATTCCCGAACCGTTGCCCAACTTTTCGGGCGGTGCTTTTGCCACCTGGGAGGTAGACATCTGGCATAGGTTGCGGAACGCCAAGAAAGCAGCCGTGAATCGGTATCTGGCGAGCGTAGAAGGGCGTAATTTCACCGCAACAAATCTGATTGCCGAGATTGCTACGTCGTACTATGAGCTGCTGGCCCTTGATAATCAGCTCGATATTGTTCGGCAAAACATCGAGATTCAGACCAATGCGCTGAAGATCGTTCGGTTGCAGAAAGAAGCCACCCGAGTAACCGAGTTGGCAGTGCGCCGGTTTGAAGCGCAGGTACTCAACACGCAGAATATCCAGTATGGCATTCAGCAGCGTATTGTAGAAACGGAGAACCATATCAATTTTCTGGCAGGGCGGTATCCGCAACCTGTTGCCCGCAACTCAGCGGCATTTAATACGCTGTTGCCAGCTACTATCCACACTGGCATCCCGGCGCAACTACTGGCTAACCGCCCGGACATTCGTCAGGCCGAACAGGAACTGGCGGCTGCCAAATTAGACGTGCAGGTAGCCAGAGCAAGGTTTTACCCATCGCTGGGTATTTCGGCTGGACTTGGTTATCAGGCATTCAATCCGGCGTATTTACTGAAAACACCTCAGTCGCTGTTGTTTTCGCTGGCGGGCGACGTAGCGGGACCGCTGATCAACAGGAATGCAATCATTGCCACGTATTACAGTGCCAACGCCCGGCAGATTCAGGCCGTTTATAACTACGAGCGTACTATTCTTAACGCTTATGTCGAGGTTGCCAATCAGCTTGCCAGAATTGGTAATCTTGAGAAAAGTTACGATACCAAATCGAAAGAGGTAGAGGCACTGACCCAGTCGATTACGATTTCCAACACGCTGTTCAACTCGGCCCGCGCCGACTATATGGAAGTCTTGCTAACCCAGCGCGAGGCCGTACAGTCGCGGTTCGAACTGGTCGATACCCGGATGCAGCAGATGAACGCAGTAGTCACTATTTATCGGGCGTTGGGGGGCGGATGGAAGTAA